In Dehalococcoidia bacterium, one DNA window encodes the following:
- a CDS encoding MmgE/PrpD family protein → MRIFTERDVEAAAAAGAPLVIPPGAIVTPAARDRLRALGREGGRPSPNGAAPAVTPAAAAPVDIEADDLSGPLTAFVGLPAERVPREVLEFTATLLLDCLAVALAGRIAEGTTGLVAALRAGSRGPAPVIGFPDRLSAPDAALANGALVHSTEFDPAFEAGLIHSVAGAVPAALAAAAEARLNDGRALLAAIAVAGEVACRVSAAALGVPTVYRCGAMGAFAGAAAGARVAGLDRMAARHAFGIAASLGAPCWQPHAEGSSVHGALPGFGARAGLLAVAIARHGGTGPADVLEGPSGYYRTYEGGRWDRARALEGLGERWLLLDSELKPYPCGRLTHGAIDGALALRAEGLRPEEVEGIVIECSAVIAERTGRTPAPDASLVHQRLSVPFTVAQALLRGRVGLGEIAPGAAADPAARELMARIEVRAAPDIPPGAFVPVRLQVRTRAGAVLRREVTALRGSRARPLSRDERLAKVAHCWSVAGLPAWRTPDALIRAVEALPDGGAVERVMAALPVVPSAAAPRPLSPRAR, encoded by the coding sequence ATGCGGATTTTCACCGAGCGCGATGTCGAGGCGGCGGCTGCAGCGGGCGCGCCGCTGGTCATTCCGCCCGGCGCGATCGTCACGCCGGCAGCGCGTGACCGCTTGCGCGCTCTTGGAAGGGAGGGCGGGCGTCCGAGTCCAAACGGCGCCGCTCCCGCCGTCACTCCGGCGGCCGCTGCTCCGGTCGACATCGAGGCAGACGACCTGAGCGGCCCGCTCACGGCCTTCGTTGGCCTGCCGGCTGAGCGGGTGCCGCGCGAGGTGCTTGAGTTCACAGCAACGCTCCTGCTCGACTGCCTTGCGGTCGCGCTCGCGGGGAGGATCGCGGAGGGGACGACCGGGCTCGTGGCGGCGCTGCGCGCCGGCAGCCGCGGTCCCGCGCCGGTGATCGGCTTTCCGGACCGGCTGTCGGCGCCGGATGCTGCCCTCGCAAACGGGGCGCTCGTCCATTCAACCGAGTTCGACCCTGCCTTCGAGGCTGGCCTGATCCATTCGGTTGCGGGGGCTGTCCCGGCGGCGCTGGCGGCGGCAGCCGAAGCCCGGCTGAATGATGGCCGAGCGCTGCTCGCGGCGATCGCGGTGGCGGGCGAGGTTGCCTGCCGCGTGAGCGCGGCGGCGCTCGGCGTGCCGACGGTCTACCGCTGCGGGGCGATGGGCGCTTTCGCCGGCGCGGCTGCCGGGGCGCGGGTCGCCGGTCTCGACCGGATGGCGGCGCGGCATGCGTTCGGCATCGCGGCCAGCCTCGGCGCGCCGTGCTGGCAGCCCCATGCGGAAGGGTCATCGGTGCATGGCGCGCTGCCCGGCTTCGGGGCACGGGCGGGCCTGCTGGCGGTGGCGATTGCCCGCCACGGCGGCACCGGCCCGGCGGACGTGCTTGAAGGCCCCTCGGGCTACTACCGCACCTACGAAGGCGGCCGCTGGGACCGCGCGCGCGCGCTCGAGGGGCTGGGCGAGCGGTGGCTGCTGCTCGACAGCGAGCTCAAGCCGTATCCCTGCGGGCGGCTGACCCACGGCGCGATCGACGGAGCGCTTGCGCTCCGCGCCGAAGGGCTGCGTCCCGAGGAGGTCGAGGGGATTGTCATCGAGTGCAGCGCCGTGATTGCGGAGCGTACTGGCCGCACACCCGCGCCGGATGCCTCCCTTGTCCACCAGCGGCTGAGCGTGCCGTTTACGGTCGCTCAAGCGCTCCTGCGCGGCCGCGTGGGGCTGGGCGAGATCGCGCCGGGAGCGGCGGCCGACCCTGCCGCGCGCGAGCTGATGGCCCGCATCGAGGTGCGCGCCGCGCCGGATATTCCTCCGGGGGCGTTCGTCCCGGTCCGCCTTCAGGTACGCACCCGCGCCGGCGCCGTGCTGCGACGCGAGGTGACCGCGCTCCGCGGCAGCCGCGCGCGCCCGCTCAGCCGCGACGAACGGCTGGCAAAAGTCGCCCATTGCTGGAGCGTTGCCGGCCTGCCGGCGTGGCGGACGCCGGACGCCCTTATCCGCGCGGTCGAGGCCCTGCCGGACGGCGGCGCCGTCGAGCGCGTCATGGCGGCGCTGCCGGTCGTTCCTTCGGCGGCCGCGCCTCGTCCGCTCAGCCCCCGGGCTCGTTAA
- a CDS encoding Gfo/Idh/MocA family oxidoreductase yields the protein MERLRLGLIGTGYFVRQRHLPALAQLADRYGITMVCSERGASAAAVSAALPSRPRVARDFREVLMSPEVDVVLVAVPIHRTAPIVREALLAGKPVISEKPIAETVAQAAELLRLAAERGVPHFVAENFRYQGRFLAGRALLEAGRIGRPIVYDFAVLSRMTPDNPYAGSVWRREGHHQGGWLLDSGVHAVAAFRQVALAEVTTVQAVTRSILPDLFGGQPDTLLATVELADGAAGRLALSFSSSSRWTNAMHVYGTGGTLALLQQRREGEGRARYDDWIEVEAEGRRDVIPLEDSAGGIVQELADFHRALTTGSPPLGTAWEAAKDLQIIDAALAAAEMGTTIAIPAEIDAPWRHRTRPDPPACP from the coding sequence ATGGAGCGGCTGCGGCTCGGCCTGATCGGCACGGGGTACTTTGTCCGCCAGCGTCATCTGCCGGCTCTGGCGCAGCTCGCCGACCGTTACGGAATAACCATGGTCTGCAGCGAGCGGGGCGCAAGCGCCGCAGCGGTCAGCGCAGCCTTGCCGTCGCGACCTCGGGTAGCGCGGGACTTCCGCGAGGTGCTTATGTCGCCCGAGGTTGATGTCGTGCTCGTCGCTGTCCCGATCCACCGGACGGCGCCGATTGTCCGAGAAGCGCTGCTCGCCGGCAAGCCCGTCATCTCCGAGAAGCCGATTGCTGAGACAGTCGCCCAGGCCGCCGAGCTGCTGCGCCTTGCTGCGGAGCGCGGCGTGCCGCACTTCGTTGCAGAGAATTTCCGCTATCAGGGCCGGTTCCTCGCCGGACGGGCGCTGCTTGAGGCGGGACGGATCGGCCGTCCGATTGTCTATGACTTCGCCGTCCTCAGCCGGATGACGCCGGACAATCCGTACGCCGGCTCTGTCTGGCGGCGCGAGGGGCATCATCAGGGCGGCTGGCTGCTCGACTCCGGCGTTCATGCGGTCGCGGCGTTCCGACAGGTGGCGCTCGCTGAGGTGACGACAGTGCAGGCGGTGACGCGCTCGATCCTTCCCGACCTCTTCGGCGGCCAGCCCGACACGCTGCTCGCGACGGTTGAACTGGCGGATGGCGCCGCAGGACGGCTCGCGCTCTCGTTTAGCAGCTCCAGCCGCTGGACAAACGCGATGCATGTCTACGGCACGGGCGGCACGCTGGCGCTCTTGCAGCAGCGGCGTGAGGGCGAGGGCCGAGCGCGCTACGACGACTGGATCGAAGTCGAGGCTGAGGGGAGGCGGGACGTCATCCCGCTTGAGGACAGCGCCGGGGGCATTGTGCAGGAGCTTGCCGATTTCCACCGCGCGCTGACGACAGGGTCGCCGCCGCTCGGCACGGCGTGGGAGGCGGCGAAGGATCTCCAGATCATCGATGCGGCGCTGGCAGCTGCCGAGATGGGGACGACAATAGCGATCCCGGCGGAGATCGACGCGCCGTGGCGGCACCGGACGAGGCCGGATCCTCCCGCTTGCCCGTAA
- a CDS encoding BON domain-containing protein yields MARGAMPSSTSRLVETVTDALNDAEPLAAVGFRIAVEEQDGVVHLRGVVRTEVHRHLAERIAAAIPQVKAVRNELRSDTAIAADVSRALAADPALARVSFLVESTLGEVRLRTSATDPLIIDRAVAIARQIPGVIEVSARSIGGHGDAPPLRRAS; encoded by the coding sequence TTGGCCAGAGGCGCTATGCCGTCCTCCACCTCGCGACTTGTCGAAACCGTTACCGATGCCCTGAACGACGCGGAGCCGTTGGCCGCCGTCGGCTTTCGGATCGCGGTTGAGGAGCAGGATGGCGTCGTTCATCTTCGCGGCGTCGTCCGCACTGAGGTCCACCGCCATTTGGCAGAGCGCATCGCCGCAGCGATCCCGCAAGTCAAGGCCGTCCGGAACGAGTTGCGCAGCGACACGGCGATCGCTGCCGATGTCTCGCGCGCCCTCGCTGCCGATCCAGCGCTCGCGCGGGTCTCCTTCCTCGTCGAGTCGACCCTCGGCGAGGTTCGGTTGCGCACTTCCGCCACCGACCCGCTCATCATCGACCGCGCCGTCGCGATCGCGCGTCAGATCCCCGGCGTGATCGAGGTGAGCGCGCGATCGATCGGCGGACACGGCGACGCGCCGCCGCTCCGCCGCGCCTCTTAA
- a CDS encoding slipin family protein translates to MDLLFGAPVVLVVAIIILLFLLFSAIKVVQEYERGVVYRLGRLVGTRGPGLILLIPVIERMRIVDLRTITMDVPPQEVITRDNVTIKVNAVLYFRVINPADAVNRILDYIRATSQIAQTTLRSTLGQSELDELLAKRDEINARLQRIIDEQTEAWGIKVSAVEVKDVELPQNMQRAMARQAEAEREKRAKIIHADGELQASRALAEAARVMATTPTALQLRYLQTLSDLSNDRGTVLVLPIPIDLLSPFLGGANGAAPRPAQPVDRPTVSPPLG, encoded by the coding sequence ATGGACCTTCTCTTCGGCGCGCCAGTCGTGCTGGTTGTCGCAATCATTATCCTCCTCTTTCTGCTCTTCTCGGCGATTAAGGTCGTTCAGGAATACGAACGTGGGGTGGTCTATCGCCTCGGCCGGCTTGTCGGCACGCGCGGACCGGGGCTCATCCTCCTGATCCCGGTCATTGAGCGAATGCGCATCGTAGACCTGCGCACGATCACGATGGATGTGCCCCCTCAAGAGGTGATCACGCGGGACAATGTGACGATCAAGGTGAACGCGGTGCTCTATTTCCGCGTCATCAATCCGGCGGATGCGGTCAATCGCATCCTTGACTACATTCGGGCGACGTCGCAGATCGCTCAGACAACCCTGCGCAGCACGCTCGGGCAGTCGGAGCTCGACGAACTCCTCGCGAAGCGTGACGAGATCAATGCTCGCCTGCAGCGGATCATCGACGAGCAGACCGAGGCGTGGGGGATCAAGGTGAGCGCCGTGGAAGTGAAGGACGTCGAGCTCCCGCAGAACATGCAGCGGGCAATGGCGCGTCAGGCGGAAGCTGAGCGCGAGAAACGCGCCAAGATCATCCATGCCGATGGGGAACTGCAGGCGTCGCGCGCGCTCGCGGAAGCAGCGCGAGTGATGGCGACCACGCCGACCGCCCTGCAGCTGCGCTATCTCCAAACCCTCTCCGACCTGTCGAACGATCGCGGGACAGTGCTGGTCTTGCCGATCCCGATCGATCTCCTCTCACCATTCTTGGGAGGAGCGAACGGCGCCGCGCCGCGTCCGGCGCAGCCGGTCGACCGTCCGACGGTCTCCCCGCCGCTCGGGTGA
- a CDS encoding nodulation protein NfeD, with the protein MTAQLTAQRVLRFIWFGILVLVSASLLAETGRAAAQQAAVHVLTVQGVINPVQARYLTRGIESANAAGAAAIVIKLDTPGGLDTSMREIVQAILASPAPVIVWVAPSGARAASAGMFIALAAPIAAMAPNTAIGAATPVASSGESVEGDLRAKAVNDAAAYARDLAERNGRNADWADRAIREAISASSREAVELKVVDFIATDLDSLLAQSDGRTVPTALGTVRVRTSGAAVVDRPMGAVERLLLILTDPTIAALLLGIAGLAIFIELQNPGAIVPGVVGVIALIVGLFGLGTLPLNIAALALAILGLVLLGLEAYTASGGVLGVGGAIALGVGLLLMVDSPAPYLQVSRPAILGVVVGLTAAVLILSWFGARTRRVPVTTGKEALIGATGVVRSPLAPAGMVFVEGELWEAVADTPLEPGARVRVVAIDGLTLKVEPAGPEPTRK; encoded by the coding sequence ATGACAGCACAGCTCACAGCGCAGCGGGTGCTCCGTTTTATCTGGTTCGGCATCCTCGTCCTAGTGAGCGCTTCGCTGCTTGCGGAGACCGGCCGGGCGGCAGCGCAGCAGGCGGCAGTGCATGTCCTGACGGTGCAGGGCGTGATCAATCCGGTGCAGGCGCGCTATCTGACGCGCGGGATCGAGAGCGCGAACGCCGCCGGCGCGGCAGCGATCGTGATTAAGCTCGATACGCCTGGCGGTCTCGACACCTCAATGCGGGAGATCGTCCAAGCGATCTTGGCCAGCCCTGCGCCGGTGATCGTCTGGGTCGCGCCGAGCGGAGCGCGTGCTGCCTCCGCGGGCATGTTCATCGCGCTTGCCGCGCCGATCGCAGCAATGGCGCCGAACACGGCAATCGGCGCGGCGACACCGGTCGCCTCGAGCGGCGAGAGTGTCGAGGGCGATCTGCGCGCGAAGGCGGTGAACGATGCAGCCGCGTACGCACGCGACCTCGCCGAGCGCAACGGCCGCAACGCAGACTGGGCCGACCGCGCAATTCGCGAGGCGATCTCAGCATCCTCCCGCGAGGCAGTGGAGCTTAAGGTGGTCGATTTCATCGCGACCGACCTCGATTCGCTGCTTGCCCAGAGTGATGGCCGGACGGTACCCACTGCGCTCGGGACGGTGCGAGTGCGGACGAGCGGCGCGGCGGTCGTCGACCGGCCGATGGGCGCGGTCGAGCGGCTGCTGCTCATTCTGACCGACCCGACGATCGCGGCGCTGCTGCTCGGCATAGCCGGACTTGCGATCTTCATTGAACTGCAGAACCCGGGGGCGATCGTGCCCGGGGTCGTCGGCGTGATCGCCCTGATCGTGGGCCTGTTCGGTCTCGGGACGCTCCCCCTGAACATCGCCGCCCTCGCGCTGGCGATCCTCGGCCTAGTCTTGCTGGGCCTAGAGGCCTACACCGCGAGCGGCGGCGTGCTCGGGGTTGGCGGCGCAATCGCGCTCGGCGTCGGGCTGCTGCTGATGGTCGACAGCCCAGCGCCCTATCTGCAAGTGTCGCGGCCGGCAATCCTCGGAGTGGTGGTTGGGTTGACGGCGGCGGTCCTCATCCTGAGCTGGTTTGGGGCGCGGACCCGCCGCGTGCCGGTCACCACCGGCAAAGAGGCGTTGATTGGGGCGACCGGCGTCGTCCGCTCGCCCCTCGCGCCTGCGGGCATGGTCTTTGTCGAAGGCGAATTGTGGGAAGCGGTGGCCGACACTCCGCTCGAGCCGGGGGCGCGAGTGCGGGTTGTGGCGATCGATGGACTGACGTTGAAGGTCGAGCCCGCCGGCCCGGAGCCGACCAGAAAGTAG
- a CDS encoding M24 family metallopeptidase translates to MDIERLRAIVAESGCSAWLLTDFRRSNRIAYRALGLDERGIATRRWYYLLPKEGPPRKLVSAVEPGVLDRLPGDKHVYRTWQEREAGLALLLAGHTRVAAEYSPHGQNPAVGAVDAGTIELIRSLGVEVVSSADLVQRAVAVWSEEQIAQHREASRRLLAIKDRAFAALREAVRAGQPITDWQLQQQIMAWINAAGMVTDHAPEVATDGHASDPHFSPAADRQTPIAPGSVVLLDVWAKLDEPGAVYADYTWMAYVGESVPERPAALFAIVAAARDAAIDAVRRAVQEGRPLRGYEVDRVAREVVTRAGYGDAFVHRTGHNIGQDVHGEGANIDDYETHDERVLLPNTCFSIEPGIYLPDIGVRSEVNVLLLPASVEVTGEIQQAIVPLLAG, encoded by the coding sequence GTGGACATCGAGCGTCTGCGCGCTATCGTCGCCGAGAGCGGCTGCTCGGCTTGGCTGCTGACAGACTTTCGCCGCTCAAACCGGATTGCCTACCGTGCCCTTGGCCTCGACGAGCGAGGGATCGCTACTCGGCGCTGGTACTACCTCCTTCCAAAAGAGGGGCCCCCGCGGAAGCTAGTGAGCGCGGTCGAGCCCGGCGTGCTCGACCGTCTTCCGGGCGATAAACATGTCTACCGCACTTGGCAGGAGCGCGAGGCAGGGCTTGCGCTCCTCCTCGCCGGCCACACCCGCGTTGCCGCCGAATATTCGCCCCACGGCCAAAATCCCGCCGTCGGCGCGGTCGACGCTGGCACAATCGAATTGATCCGTTCGCTCGGCGTCGAGGTTGTCAGCTCGGCGGATCTCGTTCAGCGCGCTGTCGCCGTCTGGTCTGAGGAGCAGATCGCCCAGCATCGCGAGGCGTCCCGCCGCCTGCTGGCGATCAAAGATCGCGCCTTTGCTGCTCTCCGCGAGGCGGTGCGCGCCGGACAGCCGATCACCGATTGGCAGCTGCAGCAGCAGATCATGGCGTGGATCAACGCAGCAGGCATGGTGACCGACCATGCGCCGGAGGTAGCGACCGACGGCCATGCGTCTGACCCTCACTTCTCGCCTGCGGCCGATCGTCAGACGCCGATCGCGCCTGGCTCGGTGGTGCTGCTCGACGTTTGGGCAAAGCTGGATGAGCCGGGCGCCGTCTACGCCGACTATACGTGGATGGCCTACGTTGGGGAGAGCGTGCCGGAGCGGCCGGCGGCACTCTTTGCCATCGTTGCCGCCGCGCGCGATGCTGCGATCGACGCCGTCCGGCGCGCCGTGCAGGAAGGGCGGCCGCTCCGCGGCTACGAGGTTGATCGCGTTGCCCGCGAGGTCGTGACGCGGGCGGGCTACGGCGACGCCTTTGTCCATCGCACCGGCCACAACATCGGGCAGGATGTCCATGGCGAAGGCGCGAACATTGATGACTACGAGACGCACGATGAACGTGTGCTCCTGCCGAACACCTGCTTCTCGATTGAGCCGGGCATCTATCTGCCTGATATCGGCGTGCGAAGCGAGGTGAACGTTCTGCTGCTGCCGGCCTCGGTCGAGGTGACGGGCGAGATTCAGCAGGCGATCGTCCCCCTGCTTGCAGGCTGA
- a CDS encoding FAD-dependent oxidoreductase yields MMAQTLIIVGAGNAGMPAAIEAADRGANVILVEKTDQLGGMLHWSSATMSAAGARMQKAKGIVDSPQLHFEDCMRIGRGRNDPAILRLAVENAAETIDWLESIGVPYTAESPRFAPEHPLYSVPRSYYANQPGPSTTGGFRGGGIIFEKLNKELQKRIEAGKVDVRLKTKMTGLIVEEGRVVGIRAEANGQPVEIRGDAVILTTGGYMANPQLMQKYHPVGAKLVTLCGPHATGDAIPIVEAIGGTTVNMDLLIPLLGFVEDPENPGYARPGITLHYGRNPAISGDIWVNANGERFIAEDTKDPDAKERAIMSTPGWVMWAIFDDLMRQGFTKEINELTRRLGLLGLITSAPTIEELAEKIGVPPANLRRTVDEYNAAVESGNDRLGRKEMPKAIDEPPFHAIRSDGVTILSQGGIKVNSNLQVVRADGTPIEGLYAAGEVLGAGQVMGDAFCSGMSAGAAVTTGRLAVRFALGIAAPAAV; encoded by the coding sequence ATGATGGCGCAAACGTTGATCATCGTCGGCGCCGGCAATGCCGGGATGCCAGCAGCAATTGAAGCGGCCGATCGCGGCGCGAATGTCATTCTCGTCGAGAAGACCGACCAGCTTGGCGGCATGCTCCATTGGTCGAGTGCGACGATGAGCGCGGCCGGCGCGCGAATGCAGAAGGCAAAAGGGATCGTCGATAGCCCCCAGCTGCACTTCGAAGACTGCATGCGCATCGGTCGTGGTCGCAACGACCCGGCGATCTTGCGGCTGGCGGTCGAGAATGCAGCGGAGACAATCGACTGGCTTGAGTCGATCGGCGTGCCCTACACCGCCGAGTCGCCGCGCTTTGCTCCCGAGCATCCGCTCTACAGCGTGCCGCGCAGCTACTATGCAAACCAGCCCGGTCCCTCGACAACGGGTGGCTTCCGCGGTGGCGGCATCATCTTCGAGAAGCTGAACAAGGAGCTCCAAAAGCGGATCGAGGCGGGCAAAGTCGACGTGCGGCTGAAGACGAAGATGACGGGCCTCATTGTCGAGGAAGGGCGCGTTGTCGGCATTCGCGCAGAGGCAAATGGCCAGCCGGTTGAGATCCGCGGCGATGCGGTTATTCTCACCACCGGCGGCTACATGGCAAACCCCCAGCTCATGCAAAAGTATCACCCGGTTGGCGCCAAACTGGTAACGCTCTGCGGTCCGCACGCGACTGGCGACGCCATTCCGATCGTTGAGGCGATCGGAGGGACGACCGTCAATATGGATCTTTTGATCCCGCTGCTCGGCTTCGTCGAGGACCCAGAGAACCCCGGCTATGCTCGTCCCGGCATCACCCTCCACTATGGTCGCAACCCGGCGATTTCGGGCGATATCTGGGTCAATGCCAACGGCGAGCGCTTCATCGCCGAAGACACCAAAGACCCGGACGCCAAGGAGCGGGCGATCATGAGCACGCCCGGCTGGGTGATGTGGGCGATCTTCGACGACCTGATGCGCCAAGGGTTCACCAAGGAGATCAACGAACTGACGCGGCGGCTAGGCCTGCTTGGGCTGATTACGAGCGCTCCCACGATTGAGGAGCTCGCGGAGAAGATCGGGGTCCCGCCGGCGAACCTCCGTCGCACGGTCGATGAGTACAACGCCGCTGTCGAGTCGGGCAACGATCGGCTGGGACGCAAGGAGATGCCGAAAGCGATCGACGAGCCGCCGTTCCATGCCATCCGCTCGGACGGTGTGACAATCCTCAGTCAGGGCGGGATCAAAGTGAATAGCAACCTGCAGGTCGTGCGCGCTGACGGCACGCCGATCGAAGGTTTGTACGCTGCCGGCGAAGTGCTGGGTGCAGGTCAAGTGATGGGCGATGCCTTCTGTTCAGGGATGTCCGCCGGCGCGGCCGTCACGACAGGGCGGCTCGCCGTCCGCTTTGCGCTCGGCATCGCCGCTCCTGCGGCCGTCTAG
- a CDS encoding class II aldolase/adducin family protein, translating to MMDEPRRLGIDELVESIGLAAERLDAIQATEGAAGNISIGVRWPLAVSVRFPQQEPIRLPERAPELAGAAFIVSGSGCRLAAIRRDPDAHLGVAVVDQGGEAATLHTSPRRSFRRLTSEFSSHIALHREAMAAGAEYQAVIHAQPPYLTFLSHIPRYQDEAVFNRRILRWQPELIVHFPNGIGVVPFIVPGSARLAQLTAERMRGRTLVVWAKHGVIARSTYAIEHASDHIEYAEAGARYEQLNLMSGEPAEGLSVEEMLTICREYGVAQTVFHEPGRAEGQRSIRESTVAVELGGPALSIALSLNGRRRRTRQPA from the coding sequence ATGATGGATGAACCACGGCGTCTCGGGATTGATGAACTGGTCGAGTCGATCGGTCTTGCCGCTGAGCGGCTTGATGCCATTCAGGCGACGGAAGGCGCGGCGGGCAACATTTCTATCGGGGTCCGGTGGCCGCTTGCGGTGTCGGTCCGCTTTCCTCAGCAGGAGCCGATCCGCTTGCCAGAGCGCGCTCCCGAGCTAGCGGGGGCAGCCTTTATTGTCTCCGGCTCGGGCTGCCGCCTCGCCGCCATTCGACGCGATCCGGACGCGCATCTCGGCGTTGCTGTCGTCGACCAAGGCGGCGAGGCGGCGACGCTTCACACCTCGCCCCGCCGCAGCTTTCGTCGGCTGACAAGCGAGTTCAGCAGCCACATTGCCCTTCACCGCGAGGCGATGGCAGCCGGCGCGGAGTACCAAGCGGTCATCCACGCGCAGCCGCCGTACCTCACCTTTCTCAGTCACATTCCCCGCTACCAAGACGAAGCCGTGTTCAACCGCCGGATCCTGCGCTGGCAACCGGAACTGATCGTTCACTTCCCCAACGGGATCGGGGTTGTGCCGTTCATCGTGCCGGGGTCGGCGCGCCTAGCGCAGCTGACAGCAGAGCGGATGCGCGGCCGGACGCTGGTTGTCTGGGCGAAGCATGGGGTCATCGCCCGCTCGACCTACGCCATTGAGCATGCGTCCGACCACATCGAATATGCTGAAGCGGGAGCGCGCTACGAGCAGCTGAACCTGATGAGCGGCGAGCCCGCGGAAGGCCTGTCCGTCGAGGAGATGCTGACGATCTGCCGCGAGTATGGCGTGGCGCAGACGGTCTTCCACGAGCCAGGCCGTGCAGAAGGACAGCGGAGCATTCGGGAGTCGACTGTCGCCGTCGAGCTGGGCGGCCCTGCGCTCTCGATCGCCTTGTCATTGAATGGACGGCGGCGGCGTACCCGTCAGCCCGCCTGA
- a CDS encoding DinB family protein, which translates to MNGASALAGLLAIGERNLRRATEGLTTKALSWAPPGTANPIGATWLHALAVHDWGIHLLHGQPSLWDRDGWSDRLGVAAPLRQDYAAARAMRLDPEAVRSYADAVFAAARAFMEGMADADLDRTIETPERRTTVGEGLQLLVAHLLEHTGEIMALRGALGE; encoded by the coding sequence ATGAACGGCGCATCCGCGCTTGCGGGGCTGCTCGCCATCGGCGAGCGCAACCTCCGGCGAGCGACTGAGGGACTGACGACCAAGGCACTGAGCTGGGCCCCGCCCGGAACAGCGAACCCTATCGGCGCAACATGGCTGCACGCCCTTGCAGTGCACGATTGGGGCATCCATCTCTTGCACGGCCAGCCATCGCTCTGGGACCGCGATGGCTGGAGCGATCGGCTGGGGGTCGCGGCGCCTCTCCGCCAAGACTACGCAGCAGCGCGAGCGATGCGGCTTGACCCAGAGGCGGTCCGCTCCTATGCCGATGCGGTTTTCGCGGCGGCACGCGCCTTCATGGAAGGGATGGCGGACGCCGACCTCGACCGAACGATCGAAACCCCAGAGCGACGAACGACGGTCGGCGAGGGGCTGCAACTGCTTGTTGCGCATCTCCTGGAGCACACAGGTGAGATCATGGCGCTGCGCGGCGCCCTCGGAGAGTAA